One window of the Triticum dicoccoides isolate Atlit2015 ecotype Zavitan chromosome 3B, WEW_v2.0, whole genome shotgun sequence genome contains the following:
- the LOC119282084 gene encoding 3-ketoacyl-CoA synthase 5-like, with protein sequence MSSSGICKHLKCVYKLVVDNFLAMITIPMAAATVVVVGWRLGPEEIVGQLRDLTPAHLFLFGFLPISAVAMYLISRPRKVYLVDYACFHGTHHYRIPFASFVEHARQLPTFSEGSIRFMSRLLEGSGLGEETCGPTPARYIPPHKYCTLDAAREEAELVVFSAMDELFSKTNVSLDTIDILVVNCSCFNPTPSFTDMIVNKYKLRGDIRSVHLSGMGCSAGLISVELARNLLRVAPRGARALVVSTETLSPHLYVGNERPMLLPYCLFRMGGAAVLLSTSAANARFRLTSTVRTTTAADDKSYRSIYQEEDGKGNKGAGLSMDLIAVAGRTLKANITAIAPIVLPISEQLLFAMSFLANKLSSRRFKLYVPNFLTAFEHFCIHAGGSAVIDEVQRSLGLSNKHVEPSRMTLHRFGNVSSSSVWYELAYIEAKGRMHDGDRVWMIGFGSGFKCNSAVWECIVPAPNSNGPWAGCIHRYPVQIKSPKARPHQ encoded by the coding sequence ATGAGTTCATCAGGAATTTGCAAGCACCTCAAATGTGTCTACAAGCTGGTCGTAGACAACTTCCTAGCCATGATTACCATACCAATGGCCGCAGCCACCGTGGTTGTGGTGGGGTGGAGGCTCGGGCCCGAGGAGATCGTGGGTCAGCTCCGAGACCTTACGCCTGCGCACCTCTTCTTGTTCGGCTTCCTCCCCATCTCTGCGGTCGCCATGTATCTAATATCACGGCCACGGAAGGTGTACCTCGTCGACTACGCTTGCTTCCATGGCACTCATCACTACCGCATCCCATTTGCCTCATTCGTTGAGCACGCACGCCAATTACCCACTTTCAGCGAGGGGAGCATCCGCTTCATGTCACGGCTTCTCGAGGGCTCGGGCCTCGGGGAGGAGACATGCGGACCCACACCGGCCCGCTACATCCCACCGCACAAGTATTGCACATTGGACGCCGCCCGGGAGGAGGCGGAGCTCGTCGTCTTCTCGGCCATGGATGAGCTGTTTTCCAAGACGAACGTCTCTCTTGACACTATCGACATACTCGTCGTCAACTGCAGCTGCTTCAACCCCACGCCGTCCTTCACCGACATGATCGTAAACAAGTACAAGCTGCGAGGCGACATCCGCAGCGTGCACCTCTCCGGGATGGGGTGCAGCGCCGGGCTGATATCGGTGGAGCTTGCGAGGAACCTCCTGCGGGTGGCGCCCCGAGGCGCACGGGCGTTGGTCGTGTCTACGGAGACCCTATCTCCCCACCTCTACGTCGGGAACGAGCGGCCCATGCTGCTGCCGTACTGCTTGTTCCGCATGGGCGGGGCGGCCGTGCTGCTGTCCACGTCCGCCGCCAATGCCCGATTCCGGCTCACGTCCACCGTGCGTACGACCACCGCGGCGGATGATAAGTCGTACCGGTCCATATACCAGGAGGAGGATGGCAAGGGGAACAAGGGCGCCGGTCTCTCCATGGACCTTATCGCCGTCGCCGGCCGCACTCTGAAAGCCAACATCACCGCCATTGCACCCATCGTCCTCCCGATATCTGAGCAGCTTTTGTTTGCAATGTCTTTCCTGGCGAACAAACTGTCCAGCAGGCGTTTCAAATTGTATGTCCCCAACTTTCTCACGGCCTTTGAGCATTTCTGCATACACGCTGGTGGGTCGGCGGTCATCGACGAGGTTCAACGCAGCCTCGGCTTGTCGAACAAGCATGTTGAGCCGTCACGAATGACGCTGCATCGCTTCGGAAACGTATCTAGCAGCTCAGTTTGGTATGAGCTAGCATATATCGAGGCCAAGGGCCGTATGCATGATGGTGATCGCGTATGGATG